ACGCCTCTGCGCTGCCATCAGTGGTTCCTCTCGTTCACCTTGTAAAGGGCCATCAGAGCTCCAGGCCCCCCTCACGCGCACCGTCCGCGACAGCGGCGATGCGACCGTGGTACTTGTTGCCGCCGCGGTCGAACACGACCGCGTGGACGCCGGCCTGCTTGGCCCGCTCGGCGACGAGCTCGCCGACCTTGCGGGACTTGGCCGTCTTGTCGCCGGAGTCGGCGCGCAGGTCCGCCTCCATCGTCGACGCGCTGGCCAGCGTGTGGCCCTTGTCGTCGTCGATGACCTGGACGAACACGTGACGGCTGGAGCGGGTCACGACCAGGCGCGGCCGCGCGGCGGTGCCCACGACCTTCTTGCGGACCCGCAGGTGCCGGCGCTTGCGAGCAAGCTGGCGACCGCTCGTGGCCTTGCCGGCCAGGGTCTTGGTGCCTGCCATGACTACTTACCAGCCTTTCCGACCTTGCGGCGGATCTGCTCGCCCTCGTAGCGCACGCCCTTGCCCTTGTACGGGTCGGGCTTGCGCAGCTTGCGGATGCGGGCGGCGATCTCACCGACGAGCTGCTTGTCGATGCCCTCGACGACGAGCTGCGTCGGCTTCTCCACCGTGAAGGTGATGCCCTCCGGCGCCTCGAACGGGATCGGGTGGCTGTAGCCGAGCGAGAACTCCACGTTCTTGCCCTTGGCCACCACCCGGTAGCCGACGCCCTGGATGACCAGGGTCTTCTTGTAGCCGTCGGTGACACCGACGACCATGTTGTTGATCAGCGTCCGGGTGAGCCCGTGCAGGCCGCGCACCTTGTTGACGTCGTTGGGCCGGGAGACGACGAGCTGGCCGTCCTCCTGCTTGACCTCGATGGGGTCGGCGACGATGTGCGAGAGCGTGCCCTTCGGGCCCTTGACGGTGACCTCGCGGCCTTCGAGCTTGACCTCGACACCGCTCGGCACGCTGATGGGGAGACGTCCGATACGAGACATTAGAAGTGCCCTCCCCTCACCAGACGTAGGCGAGGACTTCCCCGCCCACTCCGCGCTTGCCGGCCTGACGGTCCGTCATCAGGCCCGAGGACGTCGAGATGATCGCGACGCCCAGCCCGCCCAGGACCTTCGGCAGGTTGTCCTTCTTCGCGTACACACGCAGACCCGGCTTCGAGACGCGCTTGATGCCGGCGATCGAACGCTCGCGGGTCGGGCCGAACTTCAGCTCGATCAGGAGCTTCTTGCCGACCTCGGCGTCCTCCACGGTCCAGCCCGAGATGTAGCCCTCCTGCTGGAGGATCTCGGCGATGTGCGCCTTGATCTTCGAGTACGGCATTGCCACCGAGTCGTGGTATGCCGAATTCGCGTTGCGCAGACGCGTCAGCATGTCTGCGATCGGGTCGGTCATCGTCATGGCCTACTGGCCCTCCCTCGCCACGGTTTCCTCGGGTTGATGCGGCCCGTGGACCTTTGGCGCGGTCGTGGGCGCCCTCTCAGGCGCCCGGTTGGTCATTACAGGCCGGCTCCCGCCGCCCCCGGAGCCGCGCTCCGGGGACGCGGTCACCAGCTGGACTTCGTGATGCCAGGCAGCTCGCCGCGGTGGGCCATCTCCCGGAAGCACACGCGGCACAGGCCGAACTTCCGGTAGACGGAGCGCGGACGCCCGCAGCGCGAGCACCGAGTGTACGCGCGCACGCCGAACTTCGGCTTCCGCGCCGCCTTGGCGATCAGCGACTTCTTCGCCATGCTCAGCTCTCCTTGAAGGGGAAGCCCAGGAGCTTGAGCAGCGCCCGGCCCTCGTCGTCGGTCTTCGCGGACGTCACGACCGTGATGTCCATGCCCCGCGAGCGGTCGATCTTGTCGGGGTCGACCTCGTGGAACATGACCTGCTCGGTCAGCCCGAAGGTGTAGTTGCCGTTGCCGTCGAACTGCTTCGGCGACAGCCCGCGGAAGTCGCGGATACGGGGCAGCGCCGTGGCGAGCAGGCGGTCCAGGAACTCCCACATCCGGTCGCCGCGCAGCGTGGCGTGCGCGCCGATCGGCATGCCCTCGCGCAGCTTGAACTGCGCGATGGACTTGCGGGCCCGGTTCACC
The sequence above is a segment of the Actinomadura coerulea genome. Coding sequences within it:
- the rplR gene encoding 50S ribosomal protein L18; translated protein: MAGTKTLAGKATSGRQLARKRRHLRVRKKVVGTAARPRLVVTRSSRHVFVQVIDDDKGHTLASASTMEADLRADSGDKTAKSRKVGELVAERAKQAGVHAVVFDRGGNKYHGRIAAVADGAREGGLEL
- the rplF gene encoding 50S ribosomal protein L6; this translates as MSRIGRLPISVPSGVEVKLEGREVTVKGPKGTLSHIVADPIEVKQEDGQLVVSRPNDVNKVRGLHGLTRTLINNMVVGVTDGYKKTLVIQGVGYRVVAKGKNVEFSLGYSHPIPFEAPEGITFTVEKPTQLVVEGIDKQLVGEIAARIRKLRKPDPYKGKGVRYEGEQIRRKVGKAGK
- the rpsH gene encoding 30S ribosomal protein S8; its protein translation is MTMTDPIADMLTRLRNANSAYHDSVAMPYSKIKAHIAEILQQEGYISGWTVEDAEVGKKLLIELKFGPTRERSIAGIKRVSKPGLRVYAKKDNLPKVLGGLGVAIISTSSGLMTDRQAGKRGVGGEVLAYVW
- a CDS encoding type Z 30S ribosomal protein S14, with protein sequence MAKKSLIAKAARKPKFGVRAYTRCSRCGRPRSVYRKFGLCRVCFREMAHRGELPGITKSSW
- the rplE gene encoding 50S ribosomal protein L5, which translates into the protein MTETVTERPVPTPRLKLRYREEIAGQMREQFGYANVMQIPSLTKIVVNMGVGDAAKDAKLIEGAIRDLAAITGQKPAVNRARKSIAQFKLREGMPIGAHATLRGDRMWEFLDRLLATALPRIRDFRGLSPKQFDGNGNYTFGLTEQVMFHEVDPDKIDRSRGMDITVVTSAKTDDEGRALLKLLGFPFKES